The proteins below come from a single Bacillota bacterium genomic window:
- the asnS gene encoding asparagine--tRNA ligase, translated as MEEQAEAVPRVRVDELPGHVGEEVRLEGWLHNRRSSGRIAFLIVRDGSGFVQAVASRDELGEEAYRLLDHLVQESPLRLRGRVRADRRAPGGVEVELAEVESLPSQPDYPVTPKEHGVDFLLDHRHLWIRTPRQRAILRIRAEVAAASEEYLREQGFVRVDSPVLTANASEGTTTLFAVDYFGEPAYLSQSGQLYAEASAMALGRVYCFGPTFRAERSKTRRHLIEFWMLEPEAAFVEHEENLRLQEGLVRHVLRRVLERCGGELAEVGRDVGRLERADAPFERITYDEALALLRRQGLELEWGEDFGAPHETALASAFERPLFVERYPARAKAFYMQPAADDPRVVLCDDLLAPEGYGEVIGGSQRIHDLELLRQRIREAGLDEADFDWYLDLRRWGSVPHSGFGMGIERMVAWICGLEHVREAVPYPRLLNRLRP; from the coding sequence GTGGAAGAGCAGGCGGAAGCGGTACCGCGGGTTCGCGTCGACGAGCTGCCCGGCCACGTGGGCGAGGAGGTGCGGCTGGAGGGCTGGCTGCACAACCGCCGCTCCAGCGGGCGCATCGCCTTCCTCATCGTCCGCGACGGGAGCGGCTTCGTCCAGGCGGTGGCCTCCCGGGACGAGCTGGGTGAGGAAGCCTACCGGCTCCTGGACCATCTGGTCCAGGAGAGCCCCCTGCGTCTGCGAGGGCGCGTGCGCGCCGACCGGCGCGCGCCCGGGGGGGTGGAGGTGGAGCTGGCCGAGGTGGAGAGCCTGCCCAGCCAGCCCGACTACCCGGTCACGCCCAAAGAGCACGGGGTCGACTTCCTCCTCGACCACCGCCACCTCTGGATCCGCACGCCGCGGCAGCGCGCCATCCTGCGCATCCGCGCCGAGGTGGCGGCGGCCAGCGAGGAGTACCTGCGCGAGCAGGGCTTCGTCCGCGTCGACTCGCCCGTGCTGACCGCCAACGCCAGCGAAGGGACCACCACCCTCTTCGCCGTCGACTACTTCGGCGAGCCGGCCTACCTCTCGCAGAGCGGCCAGCTCTACGCCGAGGCGAGCGCCATGGCGCTGGGGCGCGTCTACTGCTTCGGGCCCACCTTCCGCGCCGAGCGCTCGAAAACCCGGCGCCACCTGATCGAGTTCTGGATGCTGGAGCCGGAGGCCGCCTTCGTGGAGCACGAGGAGAACCTGCGCCTGCAGGAGGGGCTGGTCCGCCACGTGCTGCGGCGCGTGCTGGAGCGCTGCGGGGGCGAGCTGGCCGAGGTGGGCCGCGACGTCGGCCGGCTGGAGCGCGCCGACGCGCCCTTCGAGCGGATCACCTACGACGAGGCGCTGGCGCTCCTGCGGCGGCAGGGGCTCGAGCTGGAGTGGGGCGAGGACTTCGGCGCGCCCCACGAGACGGCGCTGGCCTCGGCCTTCGAGCGGCCGCTCTTCGTCGAACGCTACCCGGCCAGGGCCAAGGCCTTCTACATGCAGCCGGCCGCCGACGACCCGCGGGTGGTGCTCTGCGACGATCTGCTGGCGCCCGAGGGCTACGGCGAGGTGATCGGAGGAAGCCAGCGCATCCACGACCTGGAGCTCCTCCGCCAGAGGATCCGCGAGGCGGGCCTGGACGAGGCCGACTTCGACTGGTACCTCGACCTGCGGCGCTGGGGGAGCGTCCCGCACAGCGGCTTCGGCATGGGGATCGAGCGCATGGTGGCCTGGATCTGCGGGCTTGAGCACGTGCGCGAGGCGGTCCCCTATCCGCGGCTGCTCAACCGCCTGCGGCCCTGA
- a CDS encoding DUF4115 domain-containing protein has translation METVGSILRQRREALGLSLEEVQNRTKIRIRYLDALERGDYALLPGEVYARGFLRAYAEVLEIDPQPLLERLRREWGGLPATSEEPGSSGRELPAGRPAAREEETPPWRATPPQAERPGAAADEGLPGGGPTLPPRSRAPRPAPHARSRGRDRAAGPPARPAPPARSGLAVRNPVRLAGIAAGLLVLVAVVAYALWPRSPAAAPAGGPASAQHGGTPATTAKGGGGTATSETGGSSGGIAAQPPQVERVVSGQTVLYTLKGQGPLQLDVSFDDRVWLEVKADGKTVYSGTLSAGSRRSWTASRELDVVTARPYAMAVSLNGQSLGTPSQSTQVTYLVFVAGGSGSGTGGSGSGTGAAGSPGG, from the coding sequence ATGGAGACGGTCGGCAGCATCCTGCGGCAAAGGCGCGAGGCGCTGGGCCTCTCGCTGGAGGAGGTGCAGAACCGCACCAAGATCCGCATCCGCTACCTGGACGCCCTGGAGCGCGGCGACTACGCCCTCCTGCCGGGAGAGGTCTACGCGCGGGGCTTCCTGCGCGCCTACGCGGAGGTGCTGGAGATCGACCCGCAGCCGCTCCTGGAGCGACTCCGGCGCGAGTGGGGGGGCCTTCCCGCGACGTCGGAGGAGCCGGGGAGCAGCGGCCGGGAGCTCCCCGCCGGGCGGCCGGCGGCTCGGGAGGAGGAGACTCCCCCCTGGCGCGCCACCCCGCCCCAGGCCGAGCGCCCCGGCGCCGCCGCCGACGAGGGCCTCCCCGGGGGCGGGCCGACGTTGCCACCGCGGTCGCGGGCGCCCCGGCCGGCGCCGCACGCCCGCTCCCGCGGGCGCGACCGCGCCGCCGGACCGCCGGCCCGTCCCGCCCCGCCGGCGCGATCGGGCCTCGCCGTGCGGAATCCCGTCCGGCTGGCCGGCATCGCGGCCGGACTCCTGGTCCTCGTCGCGGTTGTGGCCTACGCCCTCTGGCCGCGCTCGCCCGCGGCCGCACCCGCCGGCGGCCCGGCGAGCGCGCAGCACGGGGGTACGCCGGCGACGACGGCCAAGGGCGGGGGCGGGACGGCCACCTCCGAGACCGGCGGCAGCTCCGGCGGCATCGCCGCCCAGCCTCCGCAGGTCGAGCGCGTAGTCTCGGGTCAGACGGTGCTCTATACGCTCAAAGGCCAGGGGCCGCTGCAACTGGACGTAAGCTTTGACGACCGCGTCTGGCTGGAGGTGAAGGCGGACGGCAAGACCGTCTACAGCGGCACCCTCTCCGCCGGCAGCCGGCGGAGCTGGACCGCCAGCCGCGAGCTGGACGTGGTGACCGCGCGCCCCTACGCCATGGCCGTCTCGCTCAACGGCCAGTCGCTGGGCACGCCCAGCCAGTCGACCCAGGTCACCTACCTGGTCTTCGTGGCCGGCGGCAGCGGCTCCGGTACCGGCGGCAGCGGCTCCGGTACCGGCGCCGCCGGCTCGCCGGGCGGCTGA